GGCGTCTTCAAGGCGACCGAGGGCCTGCAGGCGCGTCACGGCAAGGCGCGCGTGTTCGATACGCCGATCAGCGAATGCGGGATCATCGGCGTGGCGGTGGGGATGGCCACCTATGGCCTGCGGCCCGTGCCCGAGATCCAGTTCGCCGATTATATCTATCCGGCGCTGGACCAGCTCGTCTCCGAGGCGGCGCGGCTGCGCTATCGATCGGCGGGGGAATATACCGCGCCGATCACGGTGCGGACGCCGTTCGGCGGCGGCATCTTCGGCGGGCAGACCCACAGCCAGAGCCCCGAGGGGATCTTCACGCATGTGGCGGGGCTGAAGACGGTGATCCCGTCCAATCCCTATGACGCCAAGGGGCTACTGATCGCGGCGATCGAGGACAATGATCCCGTGATCTTCTTCGAGCCCAAGCGCATCTACAATGGCCCGTTCGACGGCCATTATGATCGGCCCGTCACGCCCTGGTCCAAGCATCCGCAGAGCGCGGTGCCGGAGGATTATTATCGCATCCCGCTGGGGCAGGCGAAGGTGGTGCGCGAGGGTGAGGCCGTCACTCTGCTCTGCTACGGCACGATGGTGCACGTCGCGCTCGGCGTGGCCGAGGAGACGGGCGCCGACGTAGAGATCATCGATCTTCGCACGCTGGTGCCGCTGGATATCGCGACGATCGAGGAGTCGGTCCGCAAGACCGGGCGCTGTATCGTGCTGCACGAGGCGACGCGCACCGGCGGCTTCGGAGCCGAGCTGGCCGCCCTCGTGCAGGAGCGCTGTTTCTATGCGCTGGAGGCGCCTGTCGAGCGCGTGACGGGTTGGGATACGCCGTATCCCCACAGCCTGGAATGGGCCTATTTCCCCGGCCCGGTGCGGCTGACGCAGGCGCTGAAGCGCGTGATGGAGAGCTGAAAAATGGCGCGCACGACATTCCGGTTGCCGGATATCGGCGAGGGTATCGCCGAGGCGGAGATCGTCGCCTGGCATGTGAAGGTGGGCGACCGGATCGAGGAGGATGATCCGCTCTGCGACATGATGACCGACAAGGCGACGGTGGAGATGACCGCGCCGGTTTCGGGCGTCGTGGTGGAGGTGGCCGGCGCGGTCGGCGACCAGATCGCGATCGGGGCGATGCTGGCGGTGTTCGAGGGGGAGGAGATTGCGGGCGAGGCGACGGTGGTGGAGGCGCCAGCGGAGGCGAGCGCCGTGGCCTTGAGCGAACCGATCGAGCAGGATGCGATCCGTTCGGTTCGAGCAGCGTCGAGTGAAGTCGAGACGCGCCCGTCGAGAACTCCTGACCAAGACGGTGTTCTCGACAAGCTCGAACCAGACGGGCGTGGAGATCAGGCGGAGCGCCGCGTCCTGGCGTCTCCCGCTGTCCGAGCGCGGGCCAAGGATCTGGGTATCGATCTTTCACAGATCCAGGCGCAGGGCGGCCGCGTCCGTCATTCCGATCTGGATGCCTATCTTGGCTATCACGGCGCCTATCGCCCGGCGGGGGGCGCGGCCCGGCCGGATGAGGCGATCAAGGTGGTCGGGCTGCGCCGCCGGATCGCGGAGAATATGGCGGCCGCCAAGCGCGCCATCCCGCATTTCTCCTATGTCGAGGAACTGGACGTCACGAAGCTGGAGGCGCTCCGGGCGGACCTGAACGAAACGCGTGGGGACAAGCCCCGGCTGACCCTGCTGCCGCTGCTGATCGTGGCGATCTGCAAGGCGCTGCCCGATTTCCCGATGATCAACGCTCGCTATGACGATGCGGCGGGGATCGTGACGCGGCACGGCGCGGTCCATCTCGGTATCGCGACGCAGACCGATGCGGGGCTGATGGTGCCCGTGCTCCGCGACGCGCACAGCCTCAACATCTGGCAGCTGGCGGGCGAGATCGTGCGGCTGGCGGAGGCGGCGCGCAGCGGGAAGGCGAAGAGCGAGGAGCTTTCGGGATCGACGCTCACGATCACCTCGCTGGGGCCGCTCGGCGGGATCGCCACCACGCCGGTCATCAACCGGCCGGAGGTTGCGATCATCGGGCCGAACCGGATCGTGGAGCGGCCGGTGTTCCGTGATGGTCAGGTGGTGGCGGCGAAGCTGATGAATCTGTCCCTGTCGTGCGACCATCGCGTGGTCGACGGATGGGATGCGGCCAGCTTCGTGCAGGCCGTCCGGCGGCTGATCGAGACCCCGGCTCTGCTGTTCGTCGACTGAGTCAGATCAGGACGAGCAGCAGCAGCGTCAGTCCGAGAAATCCGCAGGTGCCTGTGCACCAGGAAACTAGGCAGGCGGAATCGAAATTCACGAACGTTTCCGGTGGGATAATATGCATGGCATCCTCTCCCGACTTCGTGCGAATCGGCACAGAGAGAATGACTCAAATCCCCAATATTGGAAAGAGCCCGAGACGGTCCTTTTTTTGTGTGATCCGCTAACGCGGAGTGCCGCACCAGCCCGCTCCCCCACCCGGCCTCCCAACGGCAGTATCATATGGGAGGCCGGGTGGGGGAGCGGGCTGGTGCGGCCTCTGGCTCAGCAACGCTGAACCAGTATCAAAGCCGCCGCAGCCACAATTCCTTCACCGCGTGCCGTGCGCCCTTGCGGATCACGACGTCGGCGCGGCTGCGCGAGGGTAGGATATTCTCGCACAGGTTGATCGCGTTCACGCTCGCCCAGATATCCCGTGCCGCGACCAAGGCCTGCTCGCGCGTGAGATGCGCGAAGTGATGGAAATAGGATTTGGGATCCTGGAAGGCCGTGCGCTGGAGCAGCAGGAAGCGCTCCTCATACCAGCGCTCGATATCGTCCGGATCGGCATCAATATAGATCGAAAGATCGAAGAAATCGCTGGCCGTATAGGGATAATAAGCGTCGTGGCCGGTGCCGATCTGGAGGACGTTGAGCCCCTCGAAGATCAGGATATCCGGCTGATCGACCGTCTGCACCTGTCCCGGCACGATATCATAGGCATGGTGCGAATAGACCGGAGTCTCGCCGCGTCCGGTGGAGCGCACGTCGGCGAGGAAATCGATCATCCGGCGCACGTCATAGCTTTCGGGAAAGCCCTTCCGCGACATAAGCCCACGCTCTTCCAACGTCCGCGTGGGATAGAGGAAGCCGTCCGTCGTCACGAGATCGACGGAGGGATGATCCGGCCAGCGCGAGAGCAGAGCGCGCAACACGCGCGCCATCGTGCTCTTGCCGACCGCGACGGAGCCCGCGATCGCGACGATATAGGGCCGGCGGCTGGCGGGGCGGCCGAGAAAATCGTCGGTGACGCGGGAAAGGCCGCGCGAGGCGCCGACGTGCAGATTGATCAGGCGCGTGAGCGGCAGATAGACCTGCTCCACCTCGGCCAGCGAGATGGGCTCGTTCGCGCCGCGCAGACGCGCCAGATCGCCTTCGTCCAGCGTGAGCGGCACGGCCGAGCGCAGCCGCGCCCAGGCGGCCCGATCGAAGCGCGTATGGCTGGACGTGCCGATCGGGGCGTCGGGCGCGAACGACGACCAACTCGGCCGCCGGGCGGTTCCTTCTACAGGAATGACGCCACTTCCCGCTTGGGATGCTCCACCAGATGGCGAATCAGGCGATTGGCCTTGTCGACGAGGATCACATGCGGCGTGATCGGCTCGGCCGTCAGCTCGAAGCCCATGATGATGACCTCCTCGCCCTCGCCGATCAGATGCGCGGCGGCGCCATTCATGCAGATCTCGCCCGAACCGCGTTCGCCCGCGATCACATAGGTTTCGAGGCGCGAGCCGCTGGTGTTCGAGACGACCAGCACCTTCTCGCCCGCCCACAGGCCGACCGCGTCCAGCAGATCGCTGTCGATCGTGATCGATCCGACATAGGCCAGATTCGCCTCCGTAACGGTGGCATTGTGGATCTTGGAGCGCATCACCCAACGCACGATAGACATCCTCCCGCCGCTCAACCGGCTCAGGCCGCATATAGTGCGTGAATCCGCGTTCGCGAAGATGTCGCATTTGCGAGGGGGCACCTCGCGGGCTAGAGCCGCCGCCCGAACCATGAACTTGAAGTCCCCCTCTCATCGTGAGGACAGGCTCAGCCTCTCTTCAGGGCGAGCGGACGGCTGGAGCAGGAGCCAGTTAAGATGCGGCTGACCGTCGCCGGGATCGCCCGGATGAAGGCCAAGGGCGAGCGGATCGCGATGCTCACCTGTTACGATCACGCCTCCGCGCTGATCGCGGAGCGGGCGGGGCTGCGCTTCCTGCTGGTGGGCGATTCGCTCGGGCAGGTGATGCTGGGCCACGGATCGACCATCCCGGTGACGCTGGACGACATGATCCACCACAGCGCCGCCGTGGCGCGCGGCGCGCCGGAGTCGCTGATCGTCGCGGACCTGCCGTTCCTCACCTATGCGAGCGCAGATCAGGCCGTGCTGTCCGCGCGGCGGCTGATGCAGGAAGGGCGCTGCCACGCGGTCAAGCTGGAGGGCGGGGCGCCCGTGCTGGGCGTCGTGGAGCATCTGGTGTCGCTGGGCGTGCCGGTGATGGGCCATCTGGGTTTCACCCCGCAGGCGGCCAACCAGATCGGCGTGCGGGTGCAGGCCAAGACGGCGGCACCGGCGGCGGAACTGATCCGCGACGCGCTGGCGCTGGAGCGCGCGGGCGCGTTCGCGATCGTGCTGGAACTGGTGCCGATCGAACTCGCGGCCGAAGTCTCGAAGCGGCTGACCATCCCCACGATCGGCATCGGCGCGGGGCCGGGCTGCGATGGGCAGGTGCAGGTGTGGCATGACGTGCTGGGCCTCCACGATCATCCGCCGTTCCGCCATGCGGGCCGCTATGGCGAGATCGGCAAGGCGATCGAGACGGCGCTGGCCGGATATGCGGGCGACGTGGTGAGCGGCGCCTTCCCGACCGAGGCCAATGGCGCCTCGATCGACGCGAGCGTGATCGCGGAAGCGGCGGCGCTGGTGGACGGGCAGGCGAGCGCGAGCGCGCTCGTGGACGACCGCGCATGAAGATCGCCCGCACCGTGGCGGAGGTGCGCGCGGCGCGCGCGACGCTCGGCCGGCTCGGCTTCGTGCCGACGATGGGGGCGCTGCACGACGGGCATATGAGCCTGATGGCGGCGGCGCGCGACGGCTGCGACGCGGTGGCGGCGAGCATCTTCGTGAATCCCACCCAGTTCGGCCCGAACGAGGATCTGTCTCGCTATCCGCGCCCGATCGAGGCGGACATCGCCCGGCTGGAGGCGGCGGGAGTGGAGATGTTGTTCCTGCCCACGGTGGACATCGTCTATCCCCATGGTTTCGACACGCGGATCGAGGTGGGTGCGATCGCCAACCGGCTGGAAGGCGCGGTGCGGCCCGGCCATTTTTCCGGCGTGGCAACGGTGGTGAACAAGCTTTTCAATATCGTGGCGCCCGATGTGGCGTGGTTCGGCCAGAAGGACGTGCAGCAGACGCGCGTGATCCTGCAGATGGTGCGCGATCTGGACCTGCCGGTGGAGATCAGGATCGGCGCGACCTTGCGCGAGGCGGACGGGCTCGCTCTGTCCAGCCGCAACGTCTATCTTTCGGCCGGGGACCGTGCGGAGGCGGTGGCGCTGTATCGCGGGCTTGCGGCGGCCGAGGCGGCATGGGCCGGGGGCGAGGCGCGCACGGCGACGCTCCGTAGCCTGATCGCCACCGAGATCGCGACGACCGGCGGCGTGGTCGATTATATCAGCATCGCGGATGGCGACACGCTGGAGGAACTGGACGCGGTGCCCGATGCGGGCGCGGTGATGTCGCTGGCGGTGCGCTACGGCACGACACGATTGATCGACAATCTGGTGCTGGCGCCGCGCGCCGCGCGCTAAATGCGCATTGTGAACGCGCCGATTGGCGCGCTGCGATTTCGGCGAAGCTGAAACCGGGCACGCGGCGCGGCTTCGGGCGAAAGGCGCCGGGACAGGCTGGCCGTTGTCGAAAGCAGCGGGATTGATGACTTGGTCATGACGTCAGCTCCGCGCGCCAAGTAAGGCATGTCGGGAGCTGTAGGACAGAGGGATTTTTGACATCCCCTGCGAGCAATTAGTTAATCCAAGAATCAATTACACCTTGGATATCGGTGGGCTGAAGTGCCCATCGATAGGCAGGATGGACCTCCATGTCGAAGCCAAAATCGATTGTAGGGTTTATCAAAAATCGACTTTGATCGAAATTCCTTCGAACGATAGACCCATCTTCTTCTTCAGCCCTAGCTTGCAAAAAATCAATCTTGTACAAAAAAGTAAGAAGCTCAATATCGGACGATGGTTTTCCGCTAGTGAAGCTGGCTGAGACGTGTTGTTTGATATTTTTTATTTTTACAATAATCTGATCTCTTGAGAAAAGGAAGCTATCAGAGGTCCGTCGTTGGCGTTTTGCTGGTCTGAATTGCAATAGGACATTTTGAATTTGTGGTAATTCGGATTTAAACTCGTTCACTAAGTCTTGGAGTCGTTCCTCGGAATATCGAGGGAAAGATGACTCGAGGTCGTGAGTGGTTATGATTTTGTGTCCCCGAAGGTAGGCAGCTTTCGCTGCGCCGTGAAACATTTTAATTAAATCTCGCGGCCTTGCTCTGCAAAGTGACAGCAATACCCGGTGTATAGGGGCCTTTGACCAGTGACCTTCTCCAGTGAATTTTTCTTCAATAACAAGAGACAATATATCTCGTGATATGGAGGACTGCGACATCGATTTTATTTGCTGATATGTGTCCAGTTTTCCAAATGATCGAGAAATTCTATAGGCGGCGAGGCAGAGGATTTCGTGATTGGTCCAAGTAAGTTGGATTATATTTCGTTCTATTTTGTCAGTCGATTCGTCGGATGTTCTTACGAGGTAATAAACATCTGTGCGCAATGCGATTCTGCAGCGCATATTCTCATCTGCGTTTCCAAGGTCCCGAATTGCATTAAGAAGTGCTGAAATGCTGTTAATGTCAGAATTTGACGCTTTCCACCCTCGGTCAATATCGTCTATATATACAAAAATATTCATTGTCTTTGAGAAGCGATCGAAAAGTGACTTCTCTACTTGACCGGCTATTTCTGGTTTTATAAGCGATAAAAAATCAAAGATCGTAGCTGAAAGGCCTTTTGTAAGGTTGGCTGCCCAGCCAGACATAGTCTTCTCTATAGAAGACGCTCCAAGTCGTTCTGCTGCTTTTTTTGCGATGACTCGAACAATGCCCCTTTTCCAGCCTTCAATCAATCTATTGAAGTCTTGACTCTTTATTTCATGCGCGATTTCTTCGATATCTCCCGGTTGGATGAATACAGCAAGTCGTCCGCTCTCTTCATCGTCGAGATATGCTCGTCGCAGCAGTGCGCTCTTTCCAACCCCTTTATGTCCAACAAGTATTCTTATTGGTAAATCTTCGGTGAGTTTTTCGTAAGATTTGTTTGCGACGAAGTACTCTTTAAAACGCTCCTTGCGTTCCCCTTCGGCATCTTCTGCGCCGAAGAGGTTCTCAATTTCGCGGTCTGTAAAGCCGTTCTTCGATAAAGACATCTCTTACTCCGCCGCCACGCCCGGGCCGAACAGGCCGCCGTCACCCGCATCCTCGTTCGCCACGGGCGCATCGACCTTTGCGGCCTTGCGACGGTCGAACGCGTCCCACACGTCGTTCCACTGGCCCTTGGTGGCGCCCTTCGAATATTCGGTCGCGCGCGTTTCGAAGAAGTTCGCATGCTCCACGCCGTTCAGCAGCGGGGCGAGCCAGGGGAGGGGATGCTCCTCGATCATGTAGATCGGCTTCAGGCCCAGCTGGCCCAGGCGCCAGTCGGCGATGAAGCGGACATATTTCTTGATGTCCTTGGGCGTCATGCCGTTGACCGGGCCCATCTCGAACACGAGATCGATGAACGCATCCTCGATGCGGACCGTCTTCTGGCACATGTCCAGAATGTCGTCGCGCACGGACGGCGTCATGCAGTTCCGCTCCTTGCAGAAGGCGTGGAACAGGCGGACGATGCCCTCGCAATGGAGTGTCTCGTCCCGCACGGACCAGGTGACGATCTGGCCCATGCCCTTCATCTTGTTGAAGCGCGGGAAGTTCATCAGCATCGCGAAGCTGGCGAAGAGCTGCAGCCCCTCGGTGAAGCCACCGAACATGGCGAGCGTCTTGGCGATGTCTTCGTCCGTATCGACGCCGAACGTGCTCAGATAGTCATGCTTGTCCTTCATCTCCTTATACTGGAGGAAGGCGCTATACTCGGTCTCGGGCATGCCGATCGTATCGAGCAGGTGGCTGTAGGCCGCGATATGGACCGTCTCCATGTTGGAGAAGGCGGTCAGCATCATCTTCACCTCGGTGGGCTTGAAGACGCGGCCATATTTCTCGTGGTAGCAATCCTGCACCTCGACGTCCGCCTGCGTGAAGAAGCGGAAGATCTGCGTCAGCAGGTTGCGCTCATGATCGGTGAGCTTCTGTGCCCAGTCGCGGCAATCCTCGCCCAGCGGCACCTCTTCGGGCAGCCAGTGCAGCTGCTGCTGGCGCTTCCAGAACTCATAGGCCCACGGATATTCGAAGGGCTTGTAAACGCGGCTGGCCTGAAGAAGCGGCATGACAGAAACCCTTGCGACTCGTGAGGTGAATGGTCGCCGGAACGAAACGGGAACCGGTCGATATATGGGTGAGGCTACGCCGATCCGCCACAATGTCTAGACTTGACGGGGCGCTTTTCCACAGGGGATTTTCGGGTGAATCGGGCTTGGGAGGGATGGCCGTTCCGTCATCCCGGCGCAGGCCGGGATCTCGATCGGAGGAGCGCCGCGCCCGCCTCGGGCAATCCCGGCCTGCACCGGGATGACGCTTGGGTGGGGCGCGTGGTGCGACGCTCTTCCGTTGGGTTCGAGCCTGTCGAGAACCGCGGTCAGAGAAGGGGTTCTCGACAAGCTCGAACCAAACGGGAGGAGAGGCGGAGAGGATAGGCGCGACAAAGCGAGCCTTTCGCGGGGCTTGTGGGGCAACGGCTTCGCAGGTGCAGCGTTGGCCGGATATGGCGACGTTTGCTGGAAATCCGGGGCGCGGAGGGCGCTCCTCAGGCGAAGACGCGCGGGCCGGCGGCGTGGGTGCGAAGACACGTGAGAAGGCGCCGGCCATGCACTTCCCGCTGCTGGACGCCGGGCGTGGGCTCGCGGCATTGGTGGTGGTGGCGCATCATGTCGGCAACACGTCCGGCATGGTGATCGCCAAGCACGGCCATCTGGCGGTCGACTATTTCCTGATGCTGTCGGGCTTCGTCGTGGCGATGAGCTATGAGGGGCGGCTGCGCGGCGAGGGGGGGCGTGACGCGATGGCGTTTCGCGATTTCCTGGGGATGCGCGCCAAGCGGCTCTATCCGATGATCTTCCTCGGCGCCGCGCTGGCGACGATTGCCTTCGCGCTGGCACCCAATCCGGATGTGCGCCCCGCGTGGATCGCGCTGCAATTCCTGCTGATCCCGGCCATGGCCTGCTGGGTGATCTTCCCGCTCAACGCGCCGCTCTGGTCGCTCTTCTACGAGGGGATCGCCAACGTGGCGCATGGCGGCGTGATCGCCTTCGCGCGCGATCGGACGATCGCGATCGCAGTGGGCGTGCTGGGGCTGGCCGCGATGGGGATCGCGCTGACGCATGCCGATTACAATATGGGTTTCCGGCCCGGCGAGGAATGGATCGCGCTGGTGCGGATCTTCGGCGCCTATCTGGCGGGCGTGCTGCTGTGGCGGCTGCACGCGGCCGGGCGGCTGCCGCGGATCGAGCTGCCCGCGTTCGTCGCGCCCCATGTTCCGATGGGGCTGGTGCTGGCGCCTCTGCTCGCGCCGGCGTTCGTGCCCGACAAGGCGGTGACGCTGGCGGCCCTGTTCCTGTGCTTTCCGGCGAGCCTCGTCTGCTCGCTGGTGGGGCGCGAGCGGCCGGGGAGCGTGGCGGCGTGGCTGGGTGGCATCTCCTATCCGCTCTACGCGATCCACATGCCGATCCTGCTCGGCGCGCAGGCGCTGGGGCTGGTGGAGACGCCGTTTGCGTGGCTGGTGGCAGGGCTGTTCGCCGTGGCGGCGGCGTGGGGCGTGGAGCGCTTCGTGGATGCGCCGATCCGGGGCTGGCTCAAGCAGAAAAAGCGGGGCCGTTCCGCCCGTCCGCGCGTTGTGGCCCTGCAGAGCTAGAGGAGATGCAGGCGATGTTCGAGAAGAGCCAGATCAAGGAGCATATGGAGGTCATCGGTGCCGATGGCGTGCATGTCGGCACGGTCGACCATCTCGACGGCGAGCGAATCAAGCTGACCAAGAAGGACAGCGGCGCCGGCTTCGAGGGCGGTACGCATGAGGGCCATCACCATTTTATCTCGCTGGGCCTCGTGGCCGAGGTGGAGGGCGACACGGTGCGCCTGTCCGCCAACGGCGACGTGGCCGTGACGTTCGAGGAAGAGGCGTAAACGGATCGGGTGCGGCGCCTGGTGCGTCGATGCCCGGCGTGTTGGAGGGGGCGGAGCCGGGTGGCTCCGCCCCCTTTCTCATTTCGCGGCGACGGTGGCCGCAGTGGCGGGGGTGACGCCGTAGCTGGCGAACTCTTCACGCACTTTCGGGCTGGATTTCAGGGCGGCGGCGATGTCCGCATCCGACTTCGCCTTGTCGCCCTTCCGTGCCCAGGCGACGCCACGTCCATATAACGAAGCGGCGCGTCCGGGCGTCTGGGCGATCGCCTTGTCATAGTCCGCAATGGCCTCGTCGATCCGGCCGAGACGGAGCAGAACGAAGGCGCGGCTGTCGAGGATCTGGCCAGACGTCGGCAGTTTGGCGAGCGCCGCATCGCAATCGGCGAGGGCGGAGTCCAGCGCCACACCGGCGGTCGCTTTTTCCCAGCACATATTGTTCAACGCCATCGGATGGGTGGCGAGCGTACGAGCGGCCGCGAACTCCTTCTCGGCGCGGACGGCGTCCCCCATCGCCGCATAGGTTATTCCGCGCCGGGTGAGCGGCGAAAAATCCTTGGGCGCGAGCGCGGCCGCCTGGCCATAAAGCGCAATGGCCTCCGCATAATGCTTCTCGTCCGTTTCGAGATTGCCCTTCGCGATGATGGTGTTGACCAGTTTCGGATTGAGCTTGAGCGATGCATCCAGATCGGCGCGGCGCCCGGTAAAGTCGGTCCTGTCGCGAATGTCTGAGCGATTGAGGTAGGTGTAGGCCTCCGGCTTGATCGCGAGCGCCTGATCCAGCGCGCGCATCGCATCCGTCCTGCGGCCGATATTGTCGTAGATTCTCGCCGCGGCAACGAGGGGATAGGCATCGTCGCGCGGGAGCTTCTCGAGTGTGGCGGCTTCGGCCGCGACCAGATCCGTCTTGCCCTGCGACGCATAGATGTTGGCGCGCAGAAGGCGCAGATCGACGGGCTGAAAGCCTGCGGCGAGCGCGGTTGTGGCATCAGCCAGCGCGCCCTCCTGATCGCCTGCCGCCGCCTTTGCGCGGGCCATGACGCCGCGTGCGACGAGATTGCCGGGGTTCTTCGCGAGAACGGTCGTCAGAGAGGTGATCGCCTCCTGCGTTCTACCTGCCTGAAGCGCTATTTCGGCCAGCGCGGCGGTGGGACGATCATCGTCCGGCGCGGCCGCCTGTGCGGCCTTGAGATCCTGCTCGGCACCGGCCTTGTCGCCTCGCTGCTCCCGGATCCCCGCGCGCGCCATCAGCGCGTTGGCGCTTCTGGGATCGAGGGCGACGGCGCGTTCGAACGAGGCCACCGCACCATCCTTGTCACCGCGACTGGCGAGGATCGCGCCGCGCTGGAGGAAGCCGTTCACATCGGTGGGCGTGGTGGCGAGGATCGCGTCGCGCTCCGCCTCGGTCGGGAGGTAGCCCTGAGGCTTGTAGATATAGATGGCCTGATCCGCGAGATCGCGCAGCGCCTGCTGCGCGGCGGGCGCGTCCTTGGCCGGAAATTCGGGGGTGAGGCTGCGTTCGGACTTTTCGACCGTCACCACATCGTCCGCCATCCGCGTGGTGCGGACATAGGCGACGCCCGCGACGGTCTGGTTCACGTCGTCCTTGGTCTGCGTCTTTCCTCCGGTGAAACCTTTGGGAAGCAGCACCCGCTCGGTGAGCTTCGAGTAATAGGGATAAGCGACCTGGAATGGCGCGTCCGTGTTCGGGCCGGGCTGGCGCGTGAAATCGGCGCGCCAGCCGAGCGAGGTGCCGTCGGTCTCATACCGGCCCTTGCTCCAGTCCATCTTCGCGGTGCCCTCCAGCACCAGCGTCTCCTCGCCCGTCTTGGGATCGTAGGTGGCGGTGACGTTGGTGGGATCGAGGACGTCGAAACGACCGCGCCAATATTCACGTAAAGCCCGATCGCGCGCGTCGGGGGCAAGATTGGCGAGGCCGAGACTGACGCCGAGCGCGCCATCGCCGCGTAGAATGATGCTGGCCTTGGCAGAGGCCGGTAGCGAGACGCCCTTGTGCGCGTCCAGCTCGATCGAGACGACCTCATTGGGAATGGCGAGCGGCTCCGGCATGATGCGGACGAGCGTGGCGCCGGTGGGCAGGAGCGGGAGGCCCCAGCCGAAGGACGGCGTTTCGATCCGGTCGAGGCTCGCATCCCCCGTCCGCGTGCCATCCAGCCAATAGGTCTTGCCCGCCACCTTCGCGCGGACGAGGACGTGGTTGAACAGGGCGACCATCGGCAGGCGTTGGTCCATGCCGTCGCCATAGACGGTGCTGACGGCAACCGGATCGGCCTCCACGCCCAGCTCGTGCAGGAAGCCCAGCAGCATCGCCGTCTTGGCCTTGCAGTCGCCATAGCGGCGCGACCAGGTCGTCTCGGCATCGGCGGGGGTGAGGCCGCCCACGCCCATCAGCAAGGCGACATAGCGCACGCGCTGCTGGACGAGCGCCAGCGCGGCCTCGGCGCGCGCCTTGGGATCGGCGGAAGCGGCCTTGATCTTCTCCAGTTCGTCGCGAAGCGGACCCTTGGCCGGAATGGCCGAGGCCTTCCCGTAGAGCGGAGCTTCCAGCGCGGCGGCATCGGCCCAGCCGGCGAAATCGCTGATCTCGACAAGGCGGCCGACGCGGTAGCGCAAGGGCGCGCCGGCGGGGACGGGCAACGGCTCGATATTCGACAGCGCCAGATCGACGGTGGTGAACGCGCCCTGCTTCACCGGCTTCAACGCGGGCAGGGCCGAGGTGGCGCGCACCGCCACCTTCAT
This DNA window, taken from Sphingomonas sp. AP4-R1, encodes the following:
- a CDS encoding DUF2171 domain-containing protein; the encoded protein is MFEKSQIKEHMEVIGADGVHVGTVDHLDGERIKLTKKDSGAGFEGGTHEGHHHFISLGLVAEVEGDTVRLSANGDVAVTFEEEA
- a CDS encoding DUF3857 domain-containing protein, whose translation is MHKAFWLLAASFGAQAAHAADKPVIAPAPSWVKPLAVPPAPAKPDEAAVRILLSDQQISLEPGKRVTYSHSAVKVQTPQGLGVGNISLPWNPETDILTVHKLVIRRGDKAIDVLASGQTFTVARREQNMEIATLDGVLTANIQPEGLEVGDILETEFSVETSDPVLRGHVEQAGASWNMLPVQQAHIGVRWPSTMKVAVRATSALPALKPVKQGAFTTVDLALSNIEPLPVPAGAPLRYRVGRLVEISDFAGWADAAALEAPLYGKASAIPAKGPLRDELEKIKAASADPKARAEAALALVQQRVRYVALLMGVGGLTPADAETTWSRRYGDCKAKTAMLLGFLHELGVEADPVAVSTVYGDGMDQRLPMVALFNHVLVRAKVAGKTYWLDGTRTGDASLDRIETPSFGWGLPLLPTGATLVRIMPEPLAIPNEVVSIELDAHKGVSLPASAKASIILRGDGALGVSLGLANLAPDARDRALREYWRGRFDVLDPTNVTATYDPKTGEETLVLEGTAKMDWSKGRYETDGTSLGWRADFTRQPGPNTDAPFQVAYPYYSKLTERVLLPKGFTGGKTQTKDDVNQTVAGVAYVRTTRMADDVVTVEKSERSLTPEFPAKDAPAAQQALRDLADQAIYIYKPQGYLPTEAERDAILATTPTDVNGFLQRGAILASRGDKDGAVASFERAVALDPRSANALMARAGIREQRGDKAGAEQDLKAAQAAAPDDDRPTAALAEIALQAGRTQEAITSLTTVLAKNPGNLVARGVMARAKAAAGDQEGALADATTALAAGFQPVDLRLLRANIYASQGKTDLVAAEAATLEKLPRDDAYPLVAAARIYDNIGRRTDAMRALDQALAIKPEAYTYLNRSDIRDRTDFTGRRADLDASLKLNPKLVNTIIAKGNLETDEKHYAEAIALYGQAAALAPKDFSPLTRRGITYAAMGDAVRAEKEFAAARTLATHPMALNNMCWEKATAGVALDSALADCDAALAKLPTSGQILDSRAFVLLRLGRIDEAIADYDKAIAQTPGRAASLYGRGVAWARKGDKAKSDADIAAALKSSPKVREEFASYGVTPATAATVAAK